One window from the genome of Metabacillus flavus encodes:
- a CDS encoding Nramp family divalent metal transporter: MDGNTRIADAKSTQTKKPLVRLTGLGPAIITAALVLGPGSLTLSTKIGAVYGLSLLWTLLAAIVLMMVFTEMSTRIGLASKDSFIVSVRKKWGKGASLLIGIGAFLVTASFQSGNALGSGLAIASVTGLPVSFWILVTTGGAIFLLFAKNFYKVLERMMILLVGLMLFSFLTTLVVSKPSLQMLSSGLKLSLPEGSMPLVIALTATTFSIVGACYQSYLVQEKGWGLTDANQAVKESYAGIFILGVISLIVMMSAASILLPKGVTVDSAAEMGMSLQPLYGDWAVIIFMLGLFGASFSSLTGNAAIGGSMLADSLGKGSKLNTAPVRYLIIAVMLLGAVVALAFGQAPLEMIIFAQAITIVVVPFIGFALFMVANDAAIMGKFKNKAIHNVLAVIGLIILLLLAGNNLYQMIF, translated from the coding sequence ATGGATGGAAATACTCGTATTGCGGATGCGAAGAGTACCCAGACAAAGAAACCTTTGGTGCGGTTAACGGGACTCGGACCGGCGATTATTACAGCCGCATTGGTGCTCGGGCCTGGAAGCCTTACACTATCCACAAAGATTGGGGCTGTTTATGGATTGTCCCTTTTATGGACATTGCTGGCTGCGATTGTGCTAATGATGGTATTTACCGAGATGAGTACACGGATTGGGCTTGCTTCCAAAGATTCGTTTATTGTGAGTGTCCGTAAAAAATGGGGAAAGGGAGCGAGCTTGCTTATTGGGATTGGGGCTTTTCTTGTAACAGCATCATTTCAGTCCGGAAACGCTCTAGGATCAGGGCTTGCCATTGCCTCTGTAACGGGTCTGCCTGTTTCATTCTGGATATTGGTTACGACAGGCGGAGCCATTTTTCTTCTCTTTGCCAAGAATTTTTATAAAGTGCTGGAGCGGATGATGATTTTGCTTGTTGGCCTTATGCTGTTTTCTTTTTTAACCACTTTAGTTGTTTCAAAGCCCTCCCTCCAAATGCTATCCTCAGGCTTGAAGCTGTCCTTGCCCGAGGGTTCCATGCCGCTTGTCATAGCGCTTACGGCGACCACCTTTTCTATTGTAGGAGCCTGTTATCAGTCGTATCTTGTTCAGGAAAAAGGCTGGGGATTAACAGATGCGAATCAGGCTGTGAAAGAGAGCTATGCTGGAATTTTTATTCTCGGAGTCATTTCTTTAATTGTTATGATGTCAGCAGCATCGATCCTGCTTCCAAAAGGAGTCACAGTAGACTCGGCAGCTGAAATGGGAATGTCGCTGCAGCCGCTGTACGGGGATTGGGCGGTTATCATTTTTATGCTGGGACTGTTCGGGGCCTCCTTTTCTTCCTTAACCGGAAACGCTGCGATAGGAGGTTCCATGCTTGCCGATTCACTCGGCAAGGGTTCAAAGCTTAATACAGCACCGGTTCGGTATCTTATCATCGCGGTCATGCTTCTAGGGGCTGTCGTGGCATTAGCCTTTGGCCAGGCACCGCTTGAAATGATCATCTTTGCCCAAGCCATCACCATCGTTGTCGTTCCCTTCATAGGTTTTGCCCTGTTTATGGTTGCAAATGACGCTGCGATTATGGGGAAGTTTAAGAATAAGGCCATCCATAATGTACTTGCTGTAATAGGGCTTATTATCTTACTTTTGCTGGCAGGGAATAATTTGTATCAGATGATTTTTTAA
- a CDS encoding HNH/ENDO VII family nuclease: MAPLGPDGKSINLHHTTQRNESSIEEVTQTSHKENSAIIHINPNTIPSGVNRSQFNKWRTEYWKYLPDISSEFSIDGERDVNEL; this comes from the coding sequence TTGGCTCCACTTGGTCCAGATGGAAAATCTATTAATCTACATCACACGACACAAAGAAATGAAAGTTCCATAGAAGAAGTTACACAAACGTCTCATAAAGAAAACAGTGCTATTATTCATATCAATCCTAACACCATACCTTCAGGTGTAAACAGAAGCCAATTTAATAAATGGAGAACAGAATATTGGAAGTACCTCCCAGATATTTCTAGTGAATTTTCAATAGATGGAGAGAGGGATGTAAATGAGCTTTGA
- a CDS encoding SMI1/KNR4 family protein: MKKVEWIQPDAPIADKEINLVEQYFGIEFPKDYKECVKKYNGGYPEPDVFKVGEDREEIFLCLLSYTSEESNIVKVYDLGAGSFPSGIFPFARDPFGNKICFDYRESKDSPEIIFLDHELEGEEAIYYVCETFTGLLDRLYKFD, translated from the coding sequence ATGAAAAAGGTAGAATGGATACAACCAGATGCCCCAATTGCTGATAAGGAAATAAACCTCGTGGAGCAATATTTCGGTATCGAGTTTCCAAAAGATTATAAAGAGTGTGTAAAAAAATATAATGGTGGCTACCCGGAACCTGATGTTTTTAAAGTAGGCGAAGACAGGGAAGAAATATTTTTATGTTTGCTTAGCTATACTAGCGAAGAGAGCAATATCGTAAAAGTGTACGACCTTGGTGCTGGAAGTTTCCCAAGTGGAATTTTCCCTTTTGCGAGAGACCCTTTTGGAAACAAGATATGTTTTGATTATAGAGAATCAAAAGATAGCCCTGAGATTATTTTTCTGGACCATGAATTAGAGGGAGAAGAAGCAATTTATTATGTGTGTGAAACGTTCACAGGTTTGCTTGATCGTTTGTATAAATTTGATTAA
- the essA gene encoding type VII secretion protein EssA — MNQTNKMRKRAIILTALLLLIPATAVRAEEQLPEQPADIEDLAPNIYEEEKIKQQTDYFQEDKLYDRKYNVPDEIKNLQYEKPDPNRKEKELAELFATYTSNEIEANNTAAQIAKDKLFMDSDEKLFQSTGPQQLQADTQAESQGSSLTILYIALIGIGLLLILVILIPKLTAVKKEEL, encoded by the coding sequence ATGAACCAAACGAACAAAATGAGAAAGAGAGCCATCATCCTAACGGCTCTCCTCCTTCTCATCCCGGCAACAGCCGTCCGCGCAGAAGAACAGCTGCCCGAACAGCCCGCCGACATCGAAGACCTGGCACCAAACATCTATGAAGAAGAAAAAATCAAACAGCAAACCGATTACTTCCAAGAAGACAAACTATACGACAGAAAGTACAACGTCCCAGACGAAATCAAAAACCTTCAATACGAAAAACCGGACCCTAACCGCAAAGAAAAAGAACTCGCAGAACTCTTTGCCACCTACACCAGCAACGAAATCGAAGCCAACAACACCGCCGCCCAAATAGCCAAAGACAAGCTATTCATGGACAGCGACGAAAAACTCTTCCAAAGCACAGGCCCCCAGCAGCTCCAAGCCGACACCCAAGCAGAATCCCAAGGATCCTCGCTAACCATCCTATACATCGCACTCATAGGAATCGGCCTGCTGCTGATATTGGTAATTCTAATACCGAAGCTGACTGCTGTGAAAAAGGAAGAATTATAG
- a CDS encoding YwqI/YxiC family protein, translated as MQTLIKLKHADVVDQLNQISHTLEQLNLPLPSEDMLGENKLRLTAEWIKRENEIHSMIEEYKRAVQKNIEDTRANIDYLREQDESITHLPMGPLK; from the coding sequence GTGCAAACCCTTATTAAACTGAAGCATGCTGATGTCGTGGATCAGCTTAACCAGATTAGCCATACGCTTGAGCAGCTCAATCTTCCGCTTCCCTCCGAAGATATGCTCGGAGAAAACAAACTTCGGTTAACTGCGGAGTGGATCAAGAGGGAAAATGAGATTCATAGCATGATAGAAGAATACAAGAGAGCGGTTCAGAAGAACATTGAGGATACGAGAGCGAACATCGATTACCTCCGGGAACAGGATGAGTCGATTACGCATTTGCCAATGGGCCCGCTAAAATAA
- a CDS encoding DEAD/DEAH box helicase: MDSSLRYELHMEQTEDYHFTVWATKGDEEPVSLNEMRRIFFTWHESSHYGTNLEDITFIGTPAYLLSPWMMAELIGHDSFNSMAEVTVQHEGFQEAAKRIYELVAAGEYMPDYRAWQIGQTGWKPEGEALEGFVAEWFSAAVSDLISLNRSLRMAWCTITDAHPVLSNFTGYFLDEQDWLERIGWVIDDKPFTIGLRLNEPEYDGGEWRLEVLLRNKKREDELHVYEGVKSLPRGWKGFADEVERELDRFQQVVPFLSFTGGVTLVTEDEAWQFLTESSETLVNMGIEILLPSWWQVVKESQMMVKAKLSSTPRGQSFVGMNTLVDFNWRFATNGIEMSEEDFNRLVNDQRRLVNIRGQWIKLDPAFIQQVKTLLKKAEKEGLHVSDVLHQELAGDRDEDSGEASGAFAEIEIELSKQMRGMMKRLTTMKSDQEYAVPDYFRGNLRPYQQQGVDWLLGLRENRFGACLADDMGLGKTIQMLAYFTYVRANEKPDTPALIIAPTSVLGNWQKEIEKFAPHLKVRLHYGPMRSRGELFAASVLDQDIVLTSYGLAHSDLEDLEAITWSTVCIDEAQNIKNAHTKQSRAIRSLQGLHHIALTGTPMENRLTELWSIFDFINRGYLGSLHKFHKQFVLPIEKDRETERVEQLRRYIRPFLLRRTKRDEQVALNLPEKLEQKEYIPLTVEQASMYEQLVKDTFEQVSQLAGMQRKALILKMLGKLKQICDHPALYLKEGSPSKVVERSNKMEKLIELVTAIREQDESCLIFTQYIGMGEMMKKLLERSFGEGVLFLNGSVSKVDRDRMVEKFQSRDVPFLILSLKAGGTGLNLTAANHVIHFDRWWNPAVENQATDRAYRIGQERFVHVHKLITTGTIEEKIDGMLEKKQSLNDEILQSENWITELSTDELEELFSLTV, encoded by the coding sequence ATGGATAGTTCTTTGCGATACGAACTTCATATGGAACAGACAGAAGACTATCATTTTACCGTCTGGGCAACAAAGGGTGACGAAGAGCCGGTATCTTTGAACGAAATGCGCCGGATCTTTTTCACCTGGCATGAGTCCTCTCATTACGGGACGAACCTTGAGGATATCACCTTTATCGGAACACCTGCTTACTTACTTTCTCCATGGATGATGGCAGAGCTGATCGGGCATGACTCGTTTAACTCGATGGCTGAGGTGACGGTTCAGCATGAGGGGTTTCAGGAGGCTGCGAAGCGGATTTATGAGCTTGTTGCGGCTGGTGAGTATATGCCGGATTATCGGGCATGGCAGATTGGGCAGACGGGGTGGAAGCCTGAGGGTGAAGCGCTTGAGGGCTTTGTGGCTGAGTGGTTTTCTGCTGCTGTATCGGATTTGATTTCTTTGAATCGGAGCCTTCGTATGGCGTGGTGTACGATTACGGATGCTCATCCGGTGCTGTCGAACTTCACCGGTTACTTTCTGGATGAACAGGACTGGCTGGAGCGGATCGGCTGGGTCATTGATGATAAGCCATTTACGATTGGCCTGCGCTTGAATGAGCCGGAGTATGACGGAGGCGAATGGCGGCTCGAAGTATTATTGCGCAATAAGAAACGTGAAGATGAGCTTCACGTTTATGAGGGTGTAAAAAGTCTCCCACGCGGCTGGAAGGGCTTTGCCGATGAAGTAGAACGGGAGCTGGACCGGTTTCAGCAGGTCGTTCCGTTTCTCAGTTTCACCGGCGGTGTGACCCTTGTCACCGAGGACGAGGCGTGGCAGTTTTTGACGGAGTCGAGTGAGACTTTGGTGAATATGGGCATTGAGATCCTGCTTCCATCATGGTGGCAGGTGGTGAAGGAATCACAGATGATGGTGAAGGCGAAGCTCTCTTCCACTCCCCGCGGACAGTCGTTTGTCGGCATGAACACGCTGGTTGATTTTAACTGGCGGTTTGCGACGAATGGGATTGAGATGTCGGAGGAGGATTTTAACCGGCTTGTTAATGATCAACGCCGGCTGGTGAATATCCGCGGACAGTGGATTAAGCTAGACCCGGCTTTTATCCAGCAGGTAAAGACGCTACTGAAAAAGGCGGAGAAGGAAGGCTTGCATGTGTCGGATGTGCTGCATCAGGAGCTTGCCGGTGACCGGGATGAGGATTCTGGTGAGGCGAGTGGTGCCTTTGCAGAGATTGAGATCGAGCTCAGCAAGCAGATGCGCGGCATGATGAAGAGGCTGACGACGATGAAAAGCGATCAGGAGTATGCGGTGCCTGACTATTTCCGGGGAAATCTGCGGCCTTACCAGCAGCAAGGAGTCGACTGGCTGCTTGGACTGCGCGAGAACCGGTTTGGGGCGTGCCTCGCGGACGACATGGGCCTCGGGAAGACGATTCAGATGCTCGCCTACTTTACGTACGTGAGGGCGAATGAGAAGCCGGATACTCCAGCGCTGATAATTGCTCCTACATCCGTACTTGGAAACTGGCAGAAGGAGATTGAGAAGTTCGCGCCTCACTTGAAGGTGAGGCTGCACTACGGGCCGATGAGGTCTCGAGGCGAGCTGTTTGCGGCAAGTGTGCTGGATCAGGATATTGTGCTGACGTCCTACGGCCTTGCCCACTCTGACTTAGAGGATTTAGAAGCGATTACGTGGAGTACAGTTTGTATTGATGAGGCTCAGAATATAAAGAATGCCCATACGAAGCAGTCGCGGGCGATTCGGAGTCTGCAGGGATTGCATCATATCGCGTTGACGGGGACTCCAATGGAGAACCGCTTGACAGAGCTTTGGTCGATTTTTGATTTTATTAATAGAGGGTATTTGGGCAGTCTTCATAAGTTTCATAAGCAGTTTGTGCTGCCGATTGAGAAGGACCGGGAGACGGAGCGTGTGGAGCAGCTGCGGCGGTATATCCGGCCGTTTCTATTAAGGCGTACAAAACGTGATGAACAGGTGGCGCTGAATCTGCCTGAGAAGCTGGAGCAGAAGGAGTACATTCCGCTGACGGTTGAGCAGGCTTCGATGTATGAGCAGCTTGTGAAGGATACGTTTGAACAGGTGAGTCAGCTTGCAGGGATGCAGCGGAAGGCATTGATCCTGAAGATGCTTGGGAAGCTGAAGCAGATTTGTGATCATCCGGCGCTTTATTTGAAGGAAGGTTCGCCGAGCAAGGTGGTGGAGCGCTCGAATAAGATGGAGAAGCTGATTGAGCTCGTGACCGCGATTCGGGAGCAGGATGAAAGCTGTTTGATTTTCACCCAGTATATCGGGATGGGTGAAATGATGAAGAAGCTGCTGGAGCGCTCGTTTGGTGAAGGTGTGCTGTTTTTGAACGGGAGCGTGTCTAAGGTGGATCGGGATCGGATGGTGGAGAAGTTTCAGAGCCGCGATGTGCCGTTTTTGATTCTGTCGCTGAAGGCTGGCGGAACGGGATTGAATTTGACGGCGGCGAACCATGTGATTCACTTTGATCGATGGTGGAACCCGGCGGTTGAGAACCAGGCGACGGACCGGGCTTATCGGATCGGGCAGGAGCGGTTTGTGCATGTGCATAAGCTGATTACGACCGGAACGATTGAGGAGAAGATTGATGGGATGCTTGAGAAGAAGCAGTCGCTGAATGATGAGATTCTGCAGAGTGAGAATTGGATTACGGAGCTTAGTACGGATGAGTTGGAGGAGTTGTTTTCGTTGACGGTTTAG
- a CDS encoding transposase, with the protein MEIFYYKQDREKYLQLLQEVQTLYPFSLHAYCLMSNHIHLLLETHTVPLSSIIRVLHSRYAIFINHRHNYEGHLFQGRFAAVEIKDDYQFKDTPAAIFTSTPSNPVSSSTQANTSGAAMKATSATSQTHISQKTNTWLYSRSHSKKTTSALSN; encoded by the coding sequence ATGGAAATCTTCTACTACAAACAAGACAGAGAAAAATACCTGCAATTGCTGCAAGAAGTCCAAACGCTCTATCCCTTCAGCCTCCACGCCTACTGTCTGATGTCCAATCACATCCACCTGCTATTAGAAACCCATACAGTGCCTCTAAGCTCCATCATCCGGGTCCTTCACTCCAGATACGCCATCTTTATCAACCACCGCCACAATTACGAAGGCCACCTTTTTCAAGGCAGATTTGCTGCAGTAGAAATAAAGGACGATTACCAATTCAAAGACACACCAGCAGCTATATTCACCTCAACCCCGTCAAATCCAGTCTCGTCCTCCACCCAAGCGAATACCTCTGGAGCAGCTATGAAAGCTACATCCGCAACAAGCCAAACCCATATATCACAAAAGACAAACACCTGGCTTTATTCCCGAAGCCATTCGAAAAAAACTACCAGCGCTTTGTCGAACTAA
- a CDS encoding SWIM zinc finger family protein, giving the protein MLMRDLDKERVLLTAERLRTILSPADEEDRNLVKKGLILYRQGSVYNVNVSAERVSAKVQDVSPVSITLDLDFVQASNCSCPADGFCRHLMAAFLYVYASVDRVGTFVDAWKDDRAAHVLSQMRRASELLKREFVLKEDSLDSWHELFEREYEALQVKTMQGLYHQFFFKLKQKAPKKLELKRLFVIHLAIVTITRMLASYNRTKVKDPSLQHMAMVYVNHMANAIETELEEMKRYATPFALDPLLEGSPDYFRKLLEAPDPFYTGTLGIYKLLWSGLMNRPKWLEMERKAFEAKQDDAVITKKDLMGMLHIDFLLKKDEAVLDYLRAGNAGLFPSSFLWLEEMTEKKQWERLKKWLPYVMEMSPEYVEADLPRKEVRSGAAFLLDVVGAYSRASKNDDLYEEACRTLLPYSYNEYENMLALDERYYEWAELNMLLGYPVYEVEDRFLKEAEKAEPEAVLSLYKQTIYLEMEIRNRDSYKRAVRLLKKVKRLFKKMKSEEEWEDYLDMLQERYKRLRAFKEELVKGKLIDG; this is encoded by the coding sequence TTGCTTATGCGAGACCTTGATAAGGAACGCGTTTTGCTTACAGCGGAACGGCTGCGGACGATTTTAAGTCCGGCTGATGAAGAAGACCGGAATCTTGTGAAAAAAGGGCTGATTCTTTACCGCCAGGGAAGTGTCTATAATGTGAACGTTTCCGCTGAGCGGGTTTCGGCGAAGGTGCAGGATGTATCTCCTGTTTCCATTACGCTTGATTTGGATTTCGTCCAGGCAAGCAACTGCTCCTGTCCTGCAGACGGTTTTTGCCGGCATTTAATGGCCGCTTTTTTATATGTATATGCAAGTGTGGACCGCGTCGGAACGTTTGTGGACGCCTGGAAAGACGATCGGGCGGCCCATGTTTTATCGCAGATGCGAAGGGCAAGCGAGCTGCTGAAGCGAGAGTTTGTCCTGAAGGAGGACTCGCTTGACAGCTGGCATGAATTATTCGAACGGGAGTATGAGGCTTTGCAGGTAAAGACAATGCAGGGACTCTATCATCAGTTCTTTTTTAAATTAAAGCAAAAGGCACCAAAGAAGCTTGAGCTAAAGCGGCTGTTTGTGATTCACCTCGCGATTGTGACGATTACGCGGATGCTCGCTTCCTATAACCGGACGAAGGTAAAGGACCCCTCTCTTCAGCATATGGCGATGGTGTATGTGAATCATATGGCGAATGCGATTGAGACGGAGCTTGAGGAAATGAAGCGGTATGCGACTCCATTTGCCCTGGATCCGCTGCTTGAGGGAAGCCCGGATTATTTCAGGAAACTATTGGAGGCGCCGGATCCTTTCTATACCGGCACCCTTGGAATTTATAAATTGCTTTGGTCCGGCCTGATGAACCGGCCGAAGTGGCTGGAGATGGAACGGAAGGCGTTTGAGGCAAAGCAGGATGATGCAGTGATCACCAAAAAGGATTTAATGGGTATGCTGCACATTGATTTTCTTTTGAAAAAGGACGAAGCGGTGCTCGATTATTTGCGGGCCGGAAATGCCGGCCTCTTCCCTTCTTCTTTTTTATGGCTGGAGGAAATGACGGAGAAAAAGCAATGGGAGCGTCTTAAAAAATGGCTGCCGTATGTAATGGAAATGAGTCCGGAGTACGTGGAAGCGGATCTTCCGAGAAAGGAAGTCCGGAGCGGTGCGGCGTTTTTGCTGGATGTAGTCGGGGCTTATTCACGCGCTTCAAAAAACGATGATTTATATGAAGAGGCATGCCGGACACTGCTTCCGTATAGTTATAATGAGTACGAAAATATGCTTGCGCTCGATGAACGGTATTATGAATGGGCGGAGCTGAATATGCTGCTTGGATACCCGGTTTATGAGGTCGAGGACCGGTTTTTGAAGGAAGCGGAGAAGGCGGAGCCGGAAGCGGTGCTCTCCCTTTATAAACAGACCATCTACCTTGAGATGGAGATTCGGAACCGGGACAGCTATAAACGGGCAGTTCGTTTATTGAAAAAAGTGAAACGTCTTTTTAAGAAGATGAAAAGCGAGGAAGAATGGGAAGACTATTTGGATATGCTCCAGGAACGGTATAAACGATTGCGGGCATTCAAGGAAGAATTGGTGAAGGGAAAGTTGATTGATGGATAG
- a CDS encoding T7SS effector LXG polymorphic toxin yields the protein MFSSKPFEENIQKASKKSIETAEDTHKVDIALTDDYAASEMNQQLIKDFYTQLTGATSGAKGVNPMVFDAAAFRSSKVYKDIAQADRNALAFVETKTKNLKPENSRN from the coding sequence TTGTTTTCATCCAAGCCATTTGAAGAGAACATACAAAAAGCCTCGAAAAAGTCCATAGAAACTGCTGAAGATACACATAAAGTAGATATTGCTCTCACAGACGACTACGCAGCCTCCGAAATGAATCAGCAGCTCATCAAAGACTTCTACACTCAGCTAACCGGAGCCACGAGCGGCGCAAAAGGCGTAAACCCTATGGTATTCGACGCTGCTGCATTCAGGAGCAGTAAAGTATATAAAGACATAGCTCAGGCTGACCGAAATGCATTAGCCTTTGTAGAAACAAAAACAAAGAATTTAAAGCCTGAGAACTCAAGAAATTAA
- a CDS encoding SMI1/KNR4 family protein, with protein MPNFEDYKIYISSINDEENKTKKHVFFSLDEDVKEAEERLQMKFPGELKSLYKELGYGFLCNHDKTRRDRIMDPHSIADFILDEDEFIDEDVKELYPDHMLVFFEIGSGNYLTLDLRQEDSNGTCPIYYFDTKIADSIIDFMNEMDKEIDYYINF; from the coding sequence ATGCCAAACTTTGAAGATTATAAAATATATATATCAAGTATCAATGACGAAGAAAATAAAACTAAGAAACATGTTTTTTTCTCTCTAGATGAAGATGTTAAAGAAGCGGAAGAAAGATTACAAATGAAATTTCCAGGTGAATTAAAGTCTCTATATAAAGAACTGGGATATGGATTCTTATGTAACCATGATAAAACAAGACGAGATAGAATTATGGATCCTCACAGCATCGCAGATTTTATTTTAGATGAAGATGAGTTCATTGATGAGGATGTCAAAGAACTTTATCCAGATCATATGCTGGTGTTTTTTGAGATAGGATCTGGAAACTATTTGACTTTAGATCTAAGGCAAGAAGATTCAAATGGGACTTGTCCGATATATTATTTTGATACTAAGATTGCAGATTCTATAATAGATTTTATGAATGAAATGGATAAGGAAATAGATTATTATATTAATTTTTAA
- a CDS encoding SMI1/KNR4 family protein: protein MSFDFYRDAKNIISANKDLADFIGGRPVQLIKDAEDRLGFKFNGLYLDYLKTFGAGNFGAQEIYGIINNDFENSSVPDAIWYTLSERREINLPNNLLIIYDTGGMNFSV from the coding sequence ATGAGCTTTGATTTTTATCGAGATGCCAAAAACATTATATCTGCTAATAAAGATTTGGCTGACTTTATTGGGGGACGTCCAGTACAATTAATAAAAGATGCTGAAGATCGCTTAGGTTTTAAATTTAATGGGCTATATTTAGATTATTTAAAAACATTTGGAGCTGGCAACTTCGGTGCTCAAGAGATCTATGGCATTATTAACAATGATTTTGAAAATTCTTCTGTACCAGATGCTATTTGGTATACGTTATCTGAGCGAAGAGAAATTAACCTTCCAAATAACCTATTAATTATTTATGATACCGGTGGGATGAACTTTTCTGTTTAG
- a CDS encoding T7SS effector LXG polymorphic toxin, giving the protein MPNVYDSEALLTTMNERAEQYKNLAVQLQSLNEKFTAIIQDGEFQGKGAEAIKSFYQEHTVLVGKWVDFISMQLAFIGSIEGKMEDSSLAQKTFIREEFLEGELRNSIEKSRQMVEAQKEDLTRILSGINDILSLEVFSSKSFEVNIQKASKNSVKTTEDMHKVDIALTDDYAVSEMNQLLIKNFYTQLTGATKGAKGVNPMGFDAAAFRSGNVYKDLAQADRNALAFVEAKNKEFKAREIKELKSKLDVYKLSQDEYLQIAKQIGYKNLTEEQMSIVKRYESYKRDREIASGIKDGIYLAGKDFVVGIKDMVTKPQETFGAMGNSIIHPVDTYSIMSKAIEESWTRDVINGDANSRSRWISYALGTVGTSVVGTKGLGAAAKSGHAAKLGVLTKTGVKVTINKASDGFEKIRRINKNANFTPALELVPYNVYNSQAVKDAALLKIETLFKSSNKLVGVKDYIKDIELITKRKVPINQKEMLKKDFD; this is encoded by the coding sequence ATGCCGAACGTATATGATTCAGAAGCCTTGCTGACGACGATGAACGAACGTGCGGAACAATATAAAAACCTTGCCGTGCAGCTGCAGTCTCTTAATGAAAAGTTTACGGCCATTATCCAGGATGGAGAATTCCAGGGTAAAGGAGCCGAAGCAATTAAAAGCTTCTACCAGGAGCACACGGTCCTCGTTGGAAAATGGGTGGATTTTATTAGTATGCAGCTCGCATTTATTGGGAGCATTGAAGGGAAAATGGAGGACTCCAGTCTCGCTCAAAAAACCTTCATTCGAGAGGAATTCCTGGAGGGAGAGCTGCGGAACTCGATTGAAAAATCAAGACAAATGGTTGAAGCTCAAAAAGAAGACCTTACCCGAATCTTGTCAGGCATCAACGACATCCTTTCATTGGAGGTGTTTTCATCCAAATCATTTGAAGTGAACATACAAAAAGCCTCCAAAAATTCCGTTAAGACCACTGAGGATATGCATAAAGTGGATATTGCTCTCACAGACGATTATGCAGTCTCTGAAATGAATCAGCTGCTCATCAAAAACTTCTACACCCAGCTGACGGGAGCCACTAAAGGCGCAAAAGGCGTAAATCCAATGGGATTCGATGCCGCTGCATTCAGAAGCGGTAATGTATATAAAGACCTTGCCCAGGCTGACCGGAATGCATTAGCCTTTGTAGAAGCAAAAAACAAAGAATTTAAAGCCAGAGAAATCAAGGAATTAAAAAGTAAACTTGATGTCTATAAACTCTCCCAAGACGAATATCTCCAGATTGCGAAACAAATAGGATACAAGAACCTAACCGAAGAACAAATGAGCATCGTAAAACGATATGAAAGCTACAAGCGGGACCGCGAAATAGCAAGTGGAATAAAAGACGGCATCTACCTAGCCGGTAAAGACTTCGTAGTCGGCATCAAAGACATGGTCACCAAACCCCAGGAAACCTTCGGAGCCATGGGCAATTCCATCATCCACCCAGTCGACACATACAGCATCATGTCCAAAGCCATCGAAGAATCCTGGACCCGCGACGTCATCAACGGAGACGCCAACTCCAGATCCCGCTGGATCAGCTATGCATTGGGAACTGTGGGGACCTCGGTTGTGGGAACGAAGGGGCTTGGGGCTGCGGCGAAGAGTGGCCATGCTGCAAAGTTGGGCGTATTAACAAAGACAGGTGTGAAAGTCACTATAAATAAAGCATCTGACGGTTTTGAAAAAATACGGAGAATTAATAAGAATGCTAACTTTACTCCTGCTTTGGAGTTAGTACCTTATAATGTTTACAATAGCCAAGCTGTAAAAGATGCAGCCTTATTAAAAATAGAGACCTTATTTAAATCTAGTAATAAACTTGTAGGGGTTAAAGACTATATTAAAGATATTGAATTAATAACAAAAAGGAAAGTTCCAATTAATCAAAAGGAAATGTTAAAAAAAGATTTTGACTAA